From Sphingobacterium bambusae:
CGTTAGGCTGACGCCGAGAGCACCAACTTCTACAAGCGTACCATTATTAGGCGGCGCCTGCGTATACAGTTTGCTCGTAACATGATCCAAGACGAACAAGGTTGTGCTAGTTGTACCAGCAACATTATTGCTGTAAGCAGCCGCACTTACCGCCGGACTGCCTGGGTTAAGCGATCCATCAACACCCGCTATAGCGCCCGTTGTAGGGTTAACACGCAGGTTTTGCCCCGTGTTGCTGACAATGCGAATCAAATCTACGGCAGGGTTAAAATCAAAACCAAAGCTGGTGCCCGCCAATAGTGGAACGATAGGTAGGGTGCCAATGCGGGTAGCCGCACCAGAACTGAGGTTGATGGTGTAGAGACGACTGCTGTTACCCAACGCATAAAGCTGGCCGGTAGCCGGACGGAAATCAATACCCAATACCGTTTCGCCTGCCGCCATACCTTCAATCGTTTTGCTAACAGAACCATCTTTCTCTAGATTCATGATATGCAAGTTGTTGCTGGCGTCTACCGCATAAGCAACAGGATCGGTAGGGATGGCTAGGTCAATCAACTGGCTCGAGAGATTGCCAATTTTGCTGGCTTGGCCACTTTCTAAGTTGAGGGTATAGAGTGCATGTTCATTTTGGCTATGTGCAGCGATCAGCGCCGACTTGTTATCGGGGCTGATATCAAAAGCTACCTGCCCGCTAACGGAAATACCTAAGCTACCCACCTCAACAAGTTTACCTTCATTTGGCGGATCTTGCTTGAAGAGCTTGCCCGATGTGGCATCGATATCATAGAGCGTAGTAGATGATGCTCCTGCAACACTATTGGTGTAGGCCACACCGCTGATGCTCACGGCACTGCTAAAGCTTATGTCTCCATCTTCGGCTGCCAGTGCTCCTGTTTCGGGATGTAGACGTAGGTTTTGACCCGTGTTGGAAACCAAACGGATGCGGTCTACCGTAGGGTTGAAATCGATAGATGCAAAGGTGCCCTCGATAATCGGCGAGAAGCTAGCCGAACCAACAACCTGCGCTTGTGCCGAGCTGGTATTGATGCGGTATAGTTTGCTGGCGCTAGATAGGGCATATAGTTCACCCGTAGCCGGCCGGAAATCGATGCTCATCAGTTTTTCGCCTGATCCTAAACCTTGGATAGCCATGCTGCTTTCGAAGCTGCTTGGACGGTTAGCATTAAAAGCAACCAACTCGTTGTTGGCTGTCAATCCATAGGCCATAAGATCAGGCCCCTGCGTGTCGCCGCCCATATCGTCGTCGTCGGAACAAGAGGAGGTGATAGCCACAGCAGCAAGTGCCACCATGAAGTGCGTTAGTGTCTGTTTTAAATTCATAGTTTCAATCTGAATGTATTTATATGATTAATAGTGTTTGCTATACTAATCACTCCTACAAGGCTTTAGTTTTGAGAAAATGAATTTTGTGTTTTTTTATAGTTTTTTTTATTAGTAAAAATTGGTTTTGGGGAGTGGGTAGAGTGTAATGAGTAGTGCGTATTGCGATAAGGGAAGCGGTAAATTCGAGGATTACCGGTGTTACCTCGTCACGGTATCACTATATCACCTCATCACTATTCCCCCTCAACCCCTTTCGCCGCTCGCCGCGGCATGGCAGCACTTTTGCAGGCCAAATTGATCAAAAGCCTTCGTCTCCTTCAGGTGCTTTGTCGCACTGAAAATAGTATGTAGTAGTAAGTATTGAGTATGTAGATAAGAACAGCGCCGATCGTTTGTTTTTATCATCGCACCTGCCTTATATTAACAGCAAGGTCGCGTCATTTTTGTTGCGTCTGTAGACACTTGCCTATGCACTGTCTAATAAGGATGCAACAAAAATTAGCGACAGGGTTTTGCTTACTTTTGTGAGGCAAAAGTAAGCAAAACCCTGTCCTGGGCTTAGGGACGAACCAGTCCCCGGGCTGAGGGACAAGCCAGTTTTCAGGCGATATGCCGCATGCTATAAGCTCGCGCTATGCGGCATACTTTAATGCTCTTTTGCATGGCGACACGAGCGCCATGCTAGATAACCTTAAAAACTAAATGATAGCCCTAGACTAACATTTCCCAATATATCATTAAAGGCCGTAAAGCTGCGTGAGTTGCCCGTTTCATTTCCATCGATATCCAGATGCTTGACCGTATTGTAGCTCAACAAATGATTTAAGCGAGCTTCAAGTCCGAGTCCTTTGTAGAAATTATATCGCGCACCAGCATGGGCGGCCATCGTATAGAGATTGCTTTTTGGACTGCTCAACTGGATGTTCGCATCTCCGTCGTGTTCCAATTTGCTTTTCGACCGACCGATGTATATATCACCCTCCAGAAAGACAGCAATTTTGCCATTATCATAAAGGTAAGGCTGAATAAATAAGCCCGCTGCGTGCATGTTATTGATGGATCTTAGATTGTAATAGCTACCTCCTTGGTCCAGTTGACTCGTGATACGGCTGAACTGGTAGGAGAGCCCAAGCGCCAACGCACGGTTGATGCGGTAGGCAAAACGAGGTGATATAATAGTTCGATTTTCGATGTTTGTAGATTCTTCGAAGCCATCCTGCAGGGTTACTTTATGATTGTTGTTAAAACCTACATGCGTAGAAATAATAAATTTTTGCTGTGCAAAGGATGTGCTTGTTGCGCAAAAAAAGAGGGTGATGAATAAGAAATATTTCATGATAAGTTACAATGTAAATAATAAGGAAAGAGAGCTGTTTGATAATGGATGAGAGAACAGCGAAAAATTCGTGCTGTTTTCGTATTCGATGTCATTTTCCTCGTTATGGAACATATGGTTCACATGAGCGATGGAAGGCAGTGTCAGTTGTAGGTGGAGAAACTTGGACAGCCTATATGAGGTGCCTGCCTTGAGGCCTACATTAACGGCCTTTTGCCTGGTGGTATAAAGATACTGCGATACGCTCAACATCGGATTATCCCAACCGCTTCCATTCGTTTGATCCATCCGGGTCAAGGCCGACAGCTGTTTGCTTGTTTGATAGCTAGGATTTAACTCCAGAAACACATTCCATCGGCTGGCATAGACCGCGCGGAAATAATGCCGGTAGAACGTACCGATGCCGTGAGTTTTGTTGTCGATGTCCATCTCGGTGGAAGAGCGATATGAATCCCAATAAAGTTTAGTGTTCATTTCACCTTTCTGCTTTTGAAAATCGTAGCTCAGTCCCAAGACAGTATGTTTGCCAACAAACACACCAAGCCGAGGCTGAATAGTAGTAGTCAGCTGCTTGTTAGATGCAAGATAGTTGATGTCATCAGTTTCGTAGTTTGTTTTTTGATAGTTTCCGCCAACTTCGATCAGGAATTTTGTCTGTTGCGCCCTTGAAATACCAAGCGTAAACACACTGGCAATAAAGAAGCAAACAAAGGTTTGTTTCATAATAATGAGATTAATTTTTTGATGCGCAAATATAGAAATATTCCTAAGGAAAGTGAGCGTTTCCACAATTCTTTTTCACTTATAAAAGACCGGAAATCACAGGACATAAAAAGGCTAAGCTTGTTTGTTTTCACTTGTAGTTGATCGTTGACAATTATTTTTATTTCCCATGAAAAATGTAGAACGGACAGCGCAACAAGCTAACTTTGTAGAAGAACATAGCACCCATGAATAGAATGGAAAACATACGTTTAAAGCTTGCCGAGCTTAACCACAAGTACGAAGCATTTCTGCAAGGAGAGGGCAAATGGATTGGTGGTGGTTTTGAAAATGTGATTACCTTCCGTAAAAATGAAGAGGGAAAAGATGAAGAACTACAGCTGAAAACTCAAATAATAAATATGCTGCCGAAGCAGCTGCGCAACGAAATCGAAGAGATTGTGGTGCGTAATGCGTAGTGGGTATAGCGTAATGAGTATAGCGTAGTGCGTACAGCGTAGTGCGATAAGGGAAGCGGTAAATTTGAGGATTACCGCTATCAGCCCGTCACCACCTTCACCCATCGCTCAAACCTTTCCGCCGTTCGCCACGGCAGGGCAGCACTTTTGAAGGCCAAAAGTGCTCAAAAGCCTTTGTCTCCTTCAGGTGCTTTATCACACTGAAAATAGTATATAGTAGTTAGTACGGAGTATGTAGAGAAGGATTGCAGTAAATCTTAAGACTACGCGTATCAGCGCGTCACTCCATTACAATGTCACCTCAGCACTAAATTCACCAAATTCACAAACTATACAATCAATGCACCTACTTAATATTAACACGAACGTCGCCTTATTTTTGTTGCGTCTGTAGAAACTTGCCTATGCACTACCCAATAAGGATGCAGCAAAAATTCGCGACAGGGTTTTGCTTACTTTTGCCCTACAAAAGTAAGGCCCCTGTCCCGGGCTTAGGGACGAACCAGTCCCGGGCTTAGGGACAAGAAAGTATATAGTAGTTAGTACGGAGTATGTAGATAAGAATGGTGATAAATCTTAAGATTACCGCTATCACCTCGTCACTTCATCACCTCGTCACTCCATCACTATGTCACTCCACCACTACAATCGCGCTAAACAACAAATGATAAACTAAAATCACTAATTTTGTGGCACAGCTTGATTATGATGCGGGTCGTTCGATATTATCTTTTATTCCTATATACCATCCTGCTGGCTCCCTGCATGGGACAGTCGATGGATTTTCAATTTTTTAAGAACATGTCCTTAGGGGCTAAGGCTAGCACCGTGCATTGCTTTGCGCAGGACAGCTTGGGCATGTTGTGGTTGGGCAGCAACAACGGGCTGTATAGCTATGACGGCTATGCGCTGCACGCACCCACAGCCGAGGATGCGCCATACCAAACCTTTATTTACGCAATAACGGTGTTGGATGCCCGCTATATGGCGTTGGGTACAGGCAATGGCGTGAGCCTATACAACTACCGCGAAGATCGTTACGAAGCATTTCCCGCCGGTGGCCCTGCCGATGTACGCGCCATGCTGTTGCTGGGCGACAAGCTATGGATAGGATCGCTCACGGGGCTATACTGCTATGACACCAAAAGAAAGGTCTTGGTAGACTATAAAAATAATGCCGGCCAAGACCTCGGTAGCCAAGCCATCTATGCCCTTTCTGGGCAAGGCGACAGCCTATTGGTAGGTACCTACAACGGTCTTTTCCGCTTCAACTCCTCTAAGGGGGATACGCAGCGCTTGCCGTTGCCCGGCTATAGGCTAGGCAGCAACCAGTTCGTAAACTCCATACTGCCTATGCCGGCCGCGCACAGCGCATTTATAGGCACCGAATATGGCCTATATGTATATGATACGCGCAGTGGCCAGCTTGCCAAAGCAGGCGTACTGCAGCAACACCCGATTAAGTCGATGGCATCAAAAGACGATGGAACGCTATTGGTTGGTACCGATGACGGGCTTTTTGTGTACAGACCCAAGGAAGGGGCGCTGAATCGGATAAAGCATGACTCTAGAAACAGCCATGCCCTAGCCAACAATATCATATGGAGCATCTTTAAAGACCGCTCAGCAAATATATGGTTGGGGACAGACCTGGGCTTCTCGCTGTGGTCTAAACAGCAAACGGAAAAAAGATACCCCATTTATCAATTTACGAACAGTGCCGATGGCAACCGCTTTTATAAGATCTTGAAAGACCGTGCCGGATGGTATTGGTTGGGAGGCGATAATGGCCTTATTCGCACGCGGGGATTGGGGACGCGGGATTTCCAAAGCTATTGGTACCGCATGGATGCCCCCGGCTATCCCTTGCCACACAATCGTATTCGCGACATCTACCAAGATCGGGATGGCCTGCTGTGGATGGCCTCCGATGGCGGAGTAAACCTATTCAATGAGCAATCGCATCAGTTTCGCAGCTTTACCATTGTAGACCACAGTGGCAGGCGTAACGCGAAATGGGCCTATGATATGCTCGAGGATGCCCAGGGCAAGTTGTGGGTGGCCACCTATATGGGAGGCATCTTTATGCTGGATAAAAAGCAGCTTTTAGCTTCATCGGGCACCGTTGTGGCCCGCGACAACTATAACCAAACGCAAGGCCTACTGGCCGACTTTGCTAACCAGATTCTGGATGATGGGCAGGGCAATATATGGGCGCTTTTCTATAATCGGGGCATCAGCCGCATCAACAGACATAGCGGCCGCGTTAGCGAGTTGAAGGACAAAGAGGGGCAGTCGCTTGAACGGGCCACCTTTATGTTGAAAGATCAGGAAGGCGCCGTGTGGATAGGCGAGCATGGCACCCTACGCCGGATACAGCGCAACGGTGACATGGCACAGATGTATTTTGATCCGGTGGGGCGAAGCGAGGTGACGGCGATGGTGGAGGTTGGCGAGGCGATATGGGTAGCTACCAGCGTTGGCGTGTGGCGGGTGGATAAAGCCCAGCTAAAGGCGGAACTCTTGCACTATGGGCAGGAGATCACATCCATGTATTATGACCGCGAACAGCATGAGGTGCTGCTGGGCGGCATCAATGAAATTGCGGTGCTGACCGATAGGCCGCTCGCTAGTGCTAACGGCAATAACAAGAACATTGTGCTCACGGCGATGTATGTCAATAATGAGGCTTTTGGCAACAAGGACTATGGCCTGCGCTACAGCAACGAGCTAACGCTTGGCCATGAGCAGAACAACCTACGATTGGAATTTTCGGATTTTGATTATGGAAACCATTTGGGTTATCGCCTGGCCTATGCCTTTAAAGGGCATAACGAAACCTGGATACCTCTAGAACGGGGAGACAACAAAGTGCTTTTGTCTAATCTGGCACCCGGAAGCTATGAGTTGCAGCTGGCCAAGGTAGATTTTGCAGGAAAGGTGCGCTCGCAGATCGATGTTTACAAAATAAATATCAGGTATCCCTGGTATGCATCGTGGTGGGCCAAGCTCGCCTATGCATTTGCAGCACTTGGACTGCTCTTATGGATACTCAATTTTTTCAGGGTGCGCAACACCTTAAAATGGGAACGCCGCGAGCGCCACAAGGTGCTGGAGCTTACGCGGATGAAGATGGACTTCCTAACGGCAATATCCCATGAGTTGAAAACGCCCTTGAGCTTGATACTGGCCCCGGTAAGCCAGTTGATCTTGCAAACAAAAAGTGCGGATAAGAAACGACAGTTGGAAGGGGTGCACCGCAACGCCTTGAAAATTAATAACCTCATTCAAGAGGTGATGGCCTTTGAGCAGGCCGAGAAGCAGGAAGCGGATAGCGCAACATTGCTCACTTCCCAAATCGATTTGTTGACCTTCGCTCGGGATATGGTGGAAGAATGGCGGCAATCGCCAACTTGTGCGCAGCTGCAGTTTAGTTTCATGGCCACGATGGATAGCTTGCCCATACAGACTGATGTATCGAAGCTAAGCTCCATCCTGAACAACCTGATTTCCAATGCCTGTAAGTATAACCGGGCGGAGCAGGGGCGTGTAGATATCGTATTGGAACAGCGGGATGGGCAGGTGCTACTGACCGTGAGCGATACGGGGATCGGCATTTCAGCGGAAGACCTACCCTATGTGTTTAGCAAGTTTTTCCGCTCGCCAACTAGCGAGGTGCGTGCCTTGGAGGGAACTGGCGTAGGGCTATACTTGGTGAAAAGCTATGCCGACCAACTTGGATGGGATATACAGATTCGCTCCACCTTAGGGCAGGGCACTACGGTTACTATAGGCATTAGCCATAGCGATGTGCTGCTTAGCAGCACATCCGAAGAGATCGATGCCGGCGTAAGAAGAAAGCTGTTGATTGTGGAGGACAACGTAGAGCTAGCCGCTTTCTTGAAAGGTGCTCTGGAAGCGAGCTACAGCTGTCAGGTTTTACCAAATGGTAAGGAGGCCTTACAACTGTTGCAGAGCCACAACGTATTACCGGATATTATTATCTCGGATGCGATGATGCCCGAGATGGGGGGCCTAGAGATGGTGAAAAAGATCAGACAACAGGCGAGCATGGCTACGATACCGGTGATCTTGCTGACTGCGAAAAATGATGAACAGATGCAACGCGACTGGGTAGCGGCGGGGGTAGACGCTTTTATCGCTAAACCCTTTGATTTGGAGGTGCTAAAGATGCAACTGCTGCAGCTGCTTGGCAAGCGCGATAAATTGACGGCCCAACTGCGGCTAGACGAAATTAGCAAGCCTACCTTAGGCATACAAAAGGAATCGCCCGATGAGAAATTTTTGAGCAAAGTGACCCTCTTGATCGAAGAAAATATGGATGATGCCGAATTATCCGTACAGCGTCTTAGTGAAGAAGCTGATGTGCCGGCCAAGCAATTGTACCGTAAAATAAAACAACTGACCGGATACACGCCGGTAGAGTATATTCGTAACATTCGCATGAAAAAGGCAGCACTGCTGCTGCAGCAAAAGAAGTTTACCGTGGCCGAAGTGATGTATATGGTGGGTTATTCCAATGCATCCTACTTTTCGAAATGTTTTCAGGCGGCATTTGGGATGACACCCAAAGCCTATTTGGATAAAAAGGATTAAGTGGTTGTTGGTTAGCTTGTTGTGTTGTTGCGCTGTTGCTGCTGATCAACAAATTGTCCGATTTGTGTTGTTGTTTGTCCGATATGTGTTCGCGCAAATCAATGCCGATTTATAGGTTTGTAACTATAATTGCAACCAAAAATTATAAATCGAGTTATTCATGCGTGTAAGTATTTTATGTAGCTGTGCTATCCTTGCTTTTTTGTCGGCTTTTTCGCAAAGTCCTAAAGATGTGCCCACAATTTATGTGGATAAACAAGGGGTGATGCGCTGGTCAGACAGCAAACAGGAAGCGTCTTTTTATGGCGCAAACTATACCGTTCCCTTTGCCCACGCTTTCCGCGCTTTATCCTATAAAGGTGTAAACCACAAGGAGGCGATAGATCGCGATGTCTACCATTTGGCACGGCTAGGATTTAACGCCTACCGCATACATATATGGGATGTGGAGCTAGCGGATGCCGAAGGAAACCTGACCCCCAACGAACACTTGGATTTACTGGACTACCTCTTTGCCAAGCTGCAGGAGAAGGGCATGCGTATATTGATTACAACGATGACCAATTTCGGCAATGGCTATCCGGAGCGAAATCAACAGACGGGCGCCTTCTCGTACCTATATGATAAATGTGCCGTGCATGCCGATCCGAAAGCTATTGAAGCGCAAAAGCGCTATGTAGCCCAGCTGTTGCAACATGTGAACCCCTACACGGGCTACGCCTATCAAGACGATCCTTATGTGATTGGCTTTGAAATCAACAACGAGCCTTGCCACAGCGGTGAGGTAAAGACCACCGCCAACTATATCAAACAGATGCTGGCCGCCATGAAAAAAGCGGGCAACAAAAAGCCGGTATTCTATAATGTAAGCCATAACATGGAACATGTATCGGCCTCTTTTGATGCGGATATTCAGGGCACAACTTACCAATGGTATCCTATGGGGCTTGTGGCTGGGCATACCCGTCGTGGAAATTTTTTGCCCTATGTGGATGATTATGTGATCCCGTTTTCGAAGGAGAAAGGTTTTGCTAATAAGGCACGTGCGGTGTATGAATATGACCCGGCAGACAATTTATACAGTGTGATGCACCCGGCGATGAGCCGTACATTCCGCTCGGCAGGATTTCAGTGGATTACGCAGTTTGCCTATGATCCTATGGATATTGCAGCCTATAATACGGAGTACCAAACGCACTACCTGAATTTAGCCTATACGCCTGCCAAAGCTGTCAGCATGATGATTGCCGCTGAGGTGGCTTATACAATTCCGCGCAACCAACGTTTTCCGGCCTATCCGCAAGATACCATCTTTGGCGATTTTATGCTGAGCTACACGCAAGACTTGGCGCTGATGAACAGCCCAGAAAAATATTATTACAGCAATGATACCGAGGTGAAGCCGGTGGAGGCAACGCGTCTGCAGCATATCGCTGGTCATGGTTCCTCGCCTGTGGTATTATACAGCGGTACAGGTGCCTATTTTTTGGATAGGCTGGAAGATGGACTTTGGCGGTTGGAGCTGATGCCTGATGTACTGCAACAGCACGATCCCTTTGCCAAGCCCTCGCTAACCCGGGAGGTGATGCTCATTATGTATGGCGAGCAGGATATGCGTGTGGAGCTACCTGACTTGGGGACACAATTTACCGTGCAACCGATGGACAGCGCTACAACGAATTTACGGGTGGATGGTGCTAATTTTACCGTACGGCCCGGTGTTTACCTATTGAAGCGTGCGAACCTATCAGCGCGCAAGAGTTGGACGGCGCAAACGCCATGGAACCAAGGTAAACTGGGTGAATTTTATGCACCGGCAGCTTCTACTTTGCATACGCCAGTGTTAACGCATACAGCGGCACCCGTTCTGGAAAAAGGAGAGGCACAGCGCTTAACGTTTAAGCTCATGGCTGCTCAAAAGCCCGATTCCGTTATTTTACAAACCGACAATATATCCTTTTGGAAGGATGATAATGCTTATTTTAAGCTGCAACAGCTGGGAGCCTACGATTACAGCGTAGAACTGCCAACAGACCTGCTACAGGGGGATGTGCTGCGGTATACAGTTACGGTGTTTGCCGATGGAAAACGCTACACCTACCCGGATAACCGACCGGGGGAGCCTTTGGCTTGGGACTATGAAGTAAGCCAGTATTGGAGCAGCAAGCTTGCTGATTCGACGCAACCTATCTTATTGGCCTATGGGGCAGGGAAGGACAGTCCTTTTGCCATGTATGCCATCCCCGAGACGGCTTATAGCACGGCCAAGCTTAGCCAAGCAAGTTATGTAGAACCTGCGCAATGGACCTATGCCTTGCACGGGAAGGATACCGCTGCCCGCTATTTTTGGAAGAAGGATATAGCGGATGTATTGCTGAACAGGCCAAAAGGCTTGAAACAGGCGGATACACTCTGTGTGCAACTGCAGGGAACGACAGGTGCATTGGCCGTAGGCTTGCTAACAAACAGCGGATATACCTACTGCAGTACCGTGCAACCGACTAAAGACAAGCTCGGCGTGTTTCGTATTGCGCTTGCTGACTTGAAGCTCGTGCCTACAACCTTGCTTCCGGCTCCTTTCCCATCGTTTTTGCCCCGCTATTTCCATCCGCAAGTGGACATTCCCTTCCGAAAGGATGCATTGGAGCAATTGCTGATAGCAACAACGGAGCCTAGCAGCCAAGGGGCAAGCCTGACGATAGGCGCCGTGTGGCTGGAATAGGAAAGCAAAGAAATACAACAGGAGTAAAAGCTAAATTATAAACGAATATAAATCTAATAGAATGAAGGGTTTTGCATTTAAAACAAGTGTGTTAGGCTTGTCGCTGCTATCCACATTGGGGCTAGCGACGACAGTGCATGCAGCTATCCCGAGGCCCAGCAGTAGCCTGAGATCGGCATGGCAGCAGGAGGTGCGTGGTATCGTGCGTAATGAAAACGGCGAGGCCATGGCGGGGGTAACGGTACTCGTGGTGGGAACAACGGTGGGCACATCGACCGGGGAAGATGGTTCCTATCGTGTGCTGTTGCCGACGGGCAAAACACAACTGGCGTTCTCTATTTTGGGCTACAGTAGCCAAACACTTCAAGTGACGGGAACGACGTTGGATGTGCAGTTGAAGCCAACGGGCAATGAACTGGAGGAGCTGGTGGTGGTGGGCTATGGCAGCACAACCAAAAAAGATCTGACGGGCGCAGTAAACACCGTAAGCAGTAAAGATTTTAACACGGGTTTGGTAGGCTCGCCCGAACAATTGATAAACGGTAAGACGGCTGGGGTGCAGGTCATGTCCAACAGTGGGTCCCCCTCGGCAGGAAGCAGCATCCGTATTCGTGGTGGTGCCTCGTTGAGCGCCAGCAACGATCCGCTAATTGTGTTGGATGGGGTGCCCTTGGAAACAGGCGGCATCAGCGGAAATAGCGGTAACTTTTTGAGCTTGATCAATCCCAATGATATCGAAAGCATGACGGTGCTCAAAGATGCATCGGCTACGGCAATCTATGGTTCGCGTGCATCCAACGGGGTGTTACTGATCACGACCAAGAAAGGTAAAGGCGACGCCTTGCGCCTCTCTTTCTCCTCTATCGTATCGATGCAGCAGGCACTGGGCGTCGCGGATATGATGTCGCGCGATGAATTTGCCGAGCTGATCAACAGCCGGGGTACAGCCGCACAGAAGGCACTTTTGGGGGAAGCTTCCACAGACTGGCTCGACCAGGTATTTCAGCAGGCCATAGGCACAGACAACAACCTGAGCCTACAGGGGAAGATTGCCAAGACCTTGCCTTTTCGCGCTTCGGTGGGCTACTATGACCAGCAAGGTACCTTGCGTACCGATCGCAGCGAACGTATGACCGGATCCTTGGTGCTGAGCCCTACATTCTTTGATCAGCATTTATCCGTAAACCTTAACCTGAAGGGCGCGCGCAACAATAACCGTTTTGCCAATACAGATGCGATATGGTCGGCCATTGCGTTTAACCCTACACAGCCAATTTATTCAGGCTTGGATACCTATGGTGGTTACTATGAGAGCCTAGACAATGCCGGTCTGCCGGCTACGGGGGCCAATCTAAATCCCTTAGGTTTATTGAACCAAGAGCGACACCGCAGCACGGTAAATCGCGGCATCGGAAACTTAGATATGGACTACAAATTCCATTTCTTGCCGGAATTGAAAGCGCATGTAACTTTAGGCTACGACTATGCCAAAGGAAATGGCTTTAACCATATCCCGGCCAGCGCAGCCAACAACTTCACCATTCAAGGGGCATATGATCGCTATGCACAAACGCTGGAAAATAGATTGTTTACGGGATACCTGAACTACAACAAGAGCTTGCCCGCTATAAAAAGTACGGTGGAGGTGACAGCAGGACATGACTACCAATATTGGAGCGCGGAACGCCCACCCATTGTGTACCTTAATGATTTAGGGGATGTGCGCTCTACGGCTATCGCGTCGGACGAAAGACATGCCCTTATCTCTTGGTATGGTCGGTTGAACTACAACTTTGATAGCCGCTACTTGCTCACGGCCACGATCCGTAAGGACGGCACTTCACGCTTTAGCCCAGAGAACCGGTGGGGTACATTTCCATCGCTGGCCTTGGCCTGGCGCCTCTCGGAGGAGTCTTTCCTGAAAGATGTTTCGTTTTTGGACGACCTGAAGCTGCGGGCCAGCTATGGGGTGACGGGGCAGCAGGAGGGCATCGGCAACTATGAATACCTGCCGGTCTATAACCTGGGTACACAGTATGCCCAATACCGCTTCGGCGATCAATACCACTTGGTGTACCGCCCTTCGGTTTACAATCGGGATTTGCGCTGGGAAACCACCAAGGCTTTCAACTATGGCGTGGATTTCTCGCTGTGGCAGGGCCGTGTATCGGGATCGGTAGAATACTATACCCGTAAAACACACGATCTATTGGCCAACGTGCCAGTTGCCGCTGGGACAAACTTTGACCAGAATGCAACAATCAATGTGGGCAACGTGGAAAGCAGTGGTCTGGAATTTCAACTGAATACAGTGCCGATACAAACGGATAACCTACGCTGGGAGGTCAACGTGAATGCGACAAACCAGCATATTAAGGTCACGAATATAGCCTTGGTGCAGGATGCGAACTCGGTGGGCACCTATGTAGGCCCGGTAGTGAGCGGCCGCGGCATACAGATCTTGACGACAGGATACCAACCCTACATGTTCTACGTCTAC
This genomic window contains:
- a CDS encoding glycoside hydrolase 5 family protein, whose amino-acid sequence is MRVSILCSCAILAFLSAFSQSPKDVPTIYVDKQGVMRWSDSKQEASFYGANYTVPFAHAFRALSYKGVNHKEAIDRDVYHLARLGFNAYRIHIWDVELADAEGNLTPNEHLDLLDYLFAKLQEKGMRILITTMTNFGNGYPERNQQTGAFSYLYDKCAVHADPKAIEAQKRYVAQLLQHVNPYTGYAYQDDPYVIGFEINNEPCHSGEVKTTANYIKQMLAAMKKAGNKKPVFYNVSHNMEHVSASFDADIQGTTYQWYPMGLVAGHTRRGNFLPYVDDYVIPFSKEKGFANKARAVYEYDPADNLYSVMHPAMSRTFRSAGFQWITQFAYDPMDIAAYNTEYQTHYLNLAYTPAKAVSMMIAAEVAYTIPRNQRFPAYPQDTIFGDFMLSYTQDLALMNSPEKYYYSNDTEVKPVEATRLQHIAGHGSSPVVLYSGTGAYFLDRLEDGLWRLELMPDVLQQHDPFAKPSLTREVMLIMYGEQDMRVELPDLGTQFTVQPMDSATTNLRVDGANFTVRPGVYLLKRANLSARKSWTAQTPWNQGKLGEFYAPAASTLHTPVLTHTAAPVLEKGEAQRLTFKLMAAQKPDSVILQTDNISFWKDDNAYFKLQQLGAYDYSVELPTDLLQGDVLRYTVTVFADGKRYTYPDNRPGEPLAWDYEVSQYWSSKLADSTQPILLAYGAGKDSPFAMYAIPETAYSTAKLSQASYVEPAQWTYALHGKDTAARYFWKKDIADVLLNRPKGLKQADTLCVQLQGTTGALAVGLLTNSGYTYCSTVQPTKDKLGVFRIALADLKLVPTTLLPAPFPSFLPRYFHPQVDIPFRKDALEQLLIATTEPSSQGASLTIGAVWLE
- a CDS encoding SusC/RagA family TonB-linked outer membrane protein, whose translation is MKGFAFKTSVLGLSLLSTLGLATTVHAAIPRPSSSLRSAWQQEVRGIVRNENGEAMAGVTVLVVGTTVGTSTGEDGSYRVLLPTGKTQLAFSILGYSSQTLQVTGTTLDVQLKPTGNELEELVVVGYGSTTKKDLTGAVNTVSSKDFNTGLVGSPEQLINGKTAGVQVMSNSGSPSAGSSIRIRGGASLSASNDPLIVLDGVPLETGGISGNSGNFLSLINPNDIESMTVLKDASATAIYGSRASNGVLLITTKKGKGDALRLSFSSIVSMQQALGVADMMSRDEFAELINSRGTAAQKALLGEASTDWLDQVFQQAIGTDNNLSLQGKIAKTLPFRASVGYYDQQGTLRTDRSERMTGSLVLSPTFFDQHLSVNLNLKGARNNNRFANTDAIWSAIAFNPTQPIYSGLDTYGGYYESLDNAGLPATGANLNPLGLLNQERHRSTVNRGIGNLDMDYKFHFLPELKAHVTLGYDYAKGNGFNHIPASAANNFTIQGAYDRYAQTLENRLFTGYLNYNKSLPAIKSTVEVTAGHDYQYWSAERPPIVYLNDLGDVRSTAIASDERHALISWYGRLNYNFDSRYLLTATIRKDGTSRFSPENRWGTFPSLALAWRLSEESFLKDVSFLDDLKLRASYGVTGQQEGIGNYEYLPVYNLGTQYAQYRFGDQYHLVYRPSVYNRDLRWETTKAFNYGVDFSLWQGRVSGSVEYYTRKTHDLLANVPVAAGTNFDQNATINVGNVESSGLEFQLNTVPIQTDNLRWEVNVNATNQHIKVTNIALVQDANSVGTYVGPVVSGRGIQILTTGYQPYMFYVYKQLYDEGGKPLEGIYADLNGDGAIDEKDLYRYQSPAAKWLFGFNTQLTYKKWSAATTLRANVGNYVFNNTKMNLSAWETVQYVDPAINNLHRDYLNTGFQSRQYYSDYYVENASFLRMENISLGYSFGKLGKISNLRAGAVVQNVFVISKYSGIDPEVPSGFDSSFYPRSRTFSLSLNLDF